The genomic region CACGTGGCTCCCTTGCAAAACAGCTGATACAAAAATTTGATCTTAGCAAAAACCGTGAACCACAAAAATTTGGTCTCGGTCTCAAAGAGCTTTGGGAAGTTGATCCCCAAAAACACCAATGTGGTTTAGTTCAACATTTTGCTGGCTGGCCCTTAGACAACGATACCGGTGGTGGTGGTTTTCTTTATCACCAAGAAAACAATTTAATTTCTGCTGGTTTTGTTGTACACTTGGATTATAAAAATCCTTATCTTTCTCCTTTTGAAGAATTTCAACGTTTTAAAACACATCCAAAACTCTACGAAATTTTCAAAGGTGCAAAACGCCTTTGTTATGGTGCACGCGTCATTAGCGAAGGCGGTTGGCAATCCGTACCAAAACTATCTTTTCCAGGTGGAGCATTAATTGGCTGTTCTGCTGGTTTTGTTAATGTCCCTCGTATCAAAGGATCACACAATGCCATTTTATCTGGCATATTAGCCGCCGATAAAGTCGCTAGTGCTCTCGCGCAAGGTCGCACCCATGATGAAGTTATAGAAATCGAAGAACATTGGCGCAAAAGCCCCATTGGCAAAGATCTTTATCAAGTGCGCAATGCTAAACCCCTTTGGGCAAAATATGGCACAAAATATGGAATTAAACTTGCTGGCTTTGATATGTGGTGGCAACAATTGTTCGGATTTTCCTTATTTAAAACACTCTCCCATGGAAAAGCAGATTATGCATGTCTTGAACCAGCAGAAAAATTTCAACCCATCGCTTATCCAAAACCAGATGGTATTGTAACCTTTGATCGCCTTTCCAGTGTCGCACTTTCCAATACACACCATGAAGAAAATCAACCTTGTCATTTAAAAATAGCCTCATTAGAAAAACAAAAAAACTCCGAATATGCAATCTATAGTGGCCCTTCTAGTCGCTACTGTCCTGCCGCTGTTTACGAGTGGCTAGAGCATAATGATCATGAAACTTATGTTATCAACGCTTCAAATTGCATACATTGTAAAACTTGCGACATCAAAGACCCTAATCAAAATATCAATTGGACCTGTCCGCAAGGCAATGAGGGGCCCCTTTACCTCAATATGTAATCATTATTCATTCTCATAGAATGAGAATATAAATACAGGAGCAAGAAGAGTATTTTTTCTCGAACCAAAAGCCCATCCAATATTTTCAATACACCTATTCTTTCACAAAATAAAATCTATCATCATGACCATATCAGAATATTTTTGATAGTAGATCACTTTTTTTATCTGCAAACACCATGTTGTTATGAAAAACTTTTATGTCCAAAAACAAAAAAACACGAAAATATTCTCACCGTTCCTACTGTAAAAGCAAATCATTGCCCATTTTTACGATCTTTTTTATTCAGGCTTGACGACTTGCAAAAACGTTCATTGTAATATCTTTTCAAGAGCCAAGAATAAATTACCTTTATCTTGCGCTTAAAAATTAGAGGAAACAGATAATTTTATAGATCTGTGTTTATCTCATAACCAACATACCGTATAGCTCTTATAAAATAAGAAAGTAAATATTGATCAAGTATTTTTCGGAGCGCTTATTTTTTGCAAAGTAGTCTCAAGGGCTATGGTTAAAGCACGCCTTCCCCCTTGGTGAGAAAAACAATTTGATAAAAGCTCATTTGTTCCCCCCTTCGTTGAAAATTCTTTCTCAAGCAGTGCAAAATCGAGAGATACAGAACTCTTAGCCGCTACAATTTTACGCATTTCATCCGTAAGGTTTCCAAACATCATAGCAAGAAAATCTGCTGACTGCTGCTTCTTTAATCCCTGTGTCATAAACCACTGATGTGCTGTTTCTATAAAATTACAATAAACCCCCATAAGTGAACCAGCTGTCATAAAAAGATTAAACTGCTCTTCTGCCTCCAACACCAATGTGCCTCCCAAAGCATCAAATAAATCTCGTAAAAATGGATGATTAGGATAAATTGGTGTTAAATTTTTGCATTCTGCCACAAATGGCAATGGAACAGCACGATAAACCTTATGATTAATCCATTCTTCAACTTCTGCTACTTTTGCCATAGCAAGTACAGAAACAACAAGCTGTTCTGGATGAAAACGAAGAGAATGCAAAACCTCTTTGGCAATTTGATTAGGCAGACAAAGAAAAACACAATCACTAGCGTCCAGCAATTCCTGATTATTTTCAGCGATCATAACCTTATTATAATTGTGCGAAAGCTGCTCTGCTCTTTGTGCATTGCGTGGTGAAACGATAACAGAAGAAACATCAAATTTGCTTCTTATTAAACCATCAACCATGGAAGCACTGATTTTACCTGTTCCCAAAAAGCCAATTTTCATTGCTATTCCTTGCACTTATCATTTTAAAAGAATCTCAACTAACGCCTTACTATTTCAATTTACATAAAAACCAATTGAAGAAGAAACACAAAGCATAGCAAGAATAATCAATACCAAATAAACCCTAGGCTTATCAAAAAGGACCGCAAAAGCAGAAAACCAACCAACGATAGCAGCGGCTAATGCAAATAAAAAACCTGGCTTATTCATAAGCATAATATGAACTGCCATTAACCCCCCAATAATCAGTGCTCCAAAAACAATTAATAGACCCGTTGCAAACTTTTCGTAATCATCCATATTTTACTCCTCATAGCACTTAAATTGTTGTACAGTTTGTTTATCCCCTGTGTCCCACAAAAAGAAATATTTCTCATTTACCATGGTTAAAACACTATAGAAACTCTTATTTATCAGATGTAAAAAATGCTGGAACATGCTGCGGCCAACGCCACGGCAAAACTGCAATTAAATCAAAGCGTACACATAAAAGAGCGCGATCTTTTTGCTGCGCTAACCAAATATCGGCAGCAGCTTCAATACGCTTCTCATTTACCTGAGAAATCGCAGCCATTGCTTCAGCCAATGTTGGTCGTGCTTTGACCTCAACGATTAACACAAGATTTGCCCGCCGCGCAATTAAATCAATTTCACCACATTTTGTTTTAAAACGAATTTCAGCAATATGAAATCCTTTAAAACGCAGCCACCAAGCAGCCCATTTTTCTGCACGAATCCCTCGATAAAAAGACTTTTGTCTGCGTTCTTTTTGCATAGATTTATGCATTCTTAAAAACATTTAACCGTTGAAAAAGTTCTTGTTTTTTTAAGCCTGTTTTTTTTGCTACCAACGCAGCTGCCCTAGCAGCAGAATGCGTCTTAGCCAATCCTAATAACATGTCATCCACTTCTTGATCGCTCATCATTTGCAAAGGGGAAAGTGTTTGCCCAACAAGCACAACAATTTCTCCACGAATATACTCCTGTTTTCGATAATTTTCCAACAAATTCCCTAAATTGGAGACATCCACTGTTTCAAATTTTTTTGTTAATTCACGACAGATTGCCGCAGGACGATCCGCCGAAAACAGAGAAACCATATCCTGTAAAGACTCAATAAGACGATGGGGAGATTCATAAAAAACCAAAGTTGCCGGAATAGCTTTTAATTGTTCTAATCGCTTTTGACGCTGTATCTTGCGCGCACTCAAAAAACCAGCAAAGAAAAAACTATCGGTAGGAAGCCCAGTTGCAATGAGAGCCGCTAAAAGAGCTGATGCTCCAGGAATTGGCACGATTTTATAACCGGCTTTACGCGTTTCTTCTACCAAACGAAATCCCGGATCAGAAATCAGTGGTGTCCCTGCATCAGATACAAGTGCCACGCTTTTATTTTCTGCCAAAGCCACTAATAATTTTCCTCCTGCCTTTTTTGCATTATGTTCATGATAAGGAAAAAGTTTTTTCTCAATACCATAGCGTTCCAACAAAACACGTGTTACCCGTGTATCTTCACAGGCTAAAATATCAACTCCTGCAAGCACTTGCAAAGCACGAAGAGTGATATCGGCAAGGTTTCCAATAGGCGTTGCCACAAGATAAAGTGCTGGTTCTATAATGGATGCAGAATAAGCATGCCCATTTATAAAATATGCTTTCTTACCCATACATTTCTTTCATAATCAAATACTCTCTCTCCACAAAAACCGAGCGAAAACTTTCCTCCATAATCATCAGTCATTTTTCCAAAATTTTCTTTACCAGCGCAAAAAATCAACAATTCCAATAATAGCCCGTGCCATAATAAGGTGATATATTCAAACCATTCATGCTTCATTTTAAGCATTACAACACCTTATCTGATCATCACGACCACTTCCCACACAACAAATGACCGGTGTTATCCTCCATATCACGCCCTATAATACCCCACAAAACCTCCCCAGAAAAAACAAAAAAAACAGTTTATTTTCTCCTCTTTTTCACCTTTCTTTCACTTCTTTAAAGCAAAATTTTTCAGATCATTTCCACAACCTGCTTTTTCAGCCACACCTTATTTGTTAATATCAAAATATTTTTCAGCAAACATGAATCGCTTTTCTCAATACCACCAACAACAACTTTTATCATTGTCAAAAAGCAAACAAATACTCTTAAAGTTCGTTAAACTTTGTAAAATGCTCAAAAATCTTTACAACACTACGATGAATATCCTTAATCCTATAAATAAAAAGACTTCTTGCAGCCAAATGAAACACCTTTTTATGTTATGAAAAACCTTAAAATACGGTAATATCTTTTTTAAGTAGCCGCTTTAAAACCACCTTTTATAAGGCCCATTATAATCTATACAGCTTTTTCTAAACACTCGCTATTTCATAGTCTTTTTCTTCGATACAAGTGCCAAGGGGCTCTTTTTTCTATCTCTGTGCATTATCTCTAAGATCTATATAGTTCAAGAAATACCGCTTAAATTATCCAGTTGCCTAATCAATTTTTCTTCTCCTTACATCGCATCCAAAAATGAGAGCTCCATACAGCCCCCCCAAATAGCTTTTTATATTGTTCAGCATTGTCTTTTAACAAATTTACAAAAATTTGT from Bartonella birtlesii IBS 325 harbors:
- a CDS encoding YraN family protein → MQKERRQKSFYRGIRAEKWAAWWLRFKGFHIAEIRFKTKCGEIDLIARRANLVLIVEVKARPTLAEAMAAISQVNEKRIEAAADIWLAQQKDRALLCVRFDLIAVLPWRWPQHVPAFFTSDK
- the rsmI gene encoding 16S rRNA (cytidine(1402)-2'-O)-methyltransferase; amino-acid sequence: MGKKAYFINGHAYSASIIEPALYLVATPIGNLADITLRALQVLAGVDILACEDTRVTRVLLERYGIEKKLFPYHEHNAKKAGGKLLVALAENKSVALVSDAGTPLISDPGFRLVEETRKAGYKIVPIPGASALLAALIATGLPTDSFFFAGFLSARKIQRQKRLEQLKAIPATLVFYESPHRLIESLQDMVSLFSADRPAAICRELTKKFETVDVSNLGNLLENYRKQEYIRGEIVVLVGQTLSPLQMMSDQEVDDMLLGLAKTHSAARAAALVAKKTGLKKQELFQRLNVFKNA
- a CDS encoding electron transfer flavoprotein-ubiquinone oxidoreductase, whose protein sequence is MNAPSHYKHESMEFDIVIVGAGPAGLSAAIRLKQINPELSVTIVEKGTEVGAHILSGAVVDPIGIDTLLPEWRNESDHPFKTPVTNDQFFFLKPKGATLFPNIFRPKILSNDGCYIVSLGSVCRWLCQKAEALGVEIYPGFAVSDIIENDRGAIIGVLTSDMGRNKDGSPGENYMPGMALLAKYTLIAEGARGSLAKQLIQKFDLSKNREPQKFGLGLKELWEVDPQKHQCGLVQHFAGWPLDNDTGGGGFLYHQENNLISAGFVVHLDYKNPYLSPFEEFQRFKTHPKLYEIFKGAKRLCYGARVISEGGWQSVPKLSFPGGALIGCSAGFVNVPRIKGSHNAILSGILAADKVASALAQGRTHDEVIEIEEHWRKSPIGKDLYQVRNAKPLWAKYGTKYGIKLAGFDMWWQQLFGFSLFKTLSHGKADYACLEPAEKFQPIAYPKPDGIVTFDRLSSVALSNTHHEENQPCHLKIASLEKQKNSEYAIYSGPSSRYCPAAVYEWLEHNDHETYVINASNCIHCKTCDIKDPNQNINWTCPQGNEGPLYLNM
- a CDS encoding pyrroline-5-carboxylate reductase, whose protein sequence is MKIGFLGTGKISASMVDGLIRSKFDVSSVIVSPRNAQRAEQLSHNYNKVMIAENNQELLDASDCVFLCLPNQIAKEVLHSLRFHPEQLVVSVLAMAKVAEVEEWINHKVYRAVPLPFVAECKNLTPIYPNHPFLRDLFDALGGTLVLEAEEQFNLFMTAGSLMGVYCNFIETAHQWFMTQGLKKQQSADFLAMMFGNLTDEMRKIVAAKSSVSLDFALLEKEFSTKGGTNELLSNCFSHQGGRRALTIALETTLQKISAPKNT